A stretch of DNA from Terriglobia bacterium:
GCTTGACGTCCTCCGGAAGGCGGGGCTGCGGCAGGCTCCCGATCTGGGCCACCGTGTTCCGGAGCGATCGAAGGAACGCGACGCACGGCTCGCAGTCGGCCATGTGGCTCTCGATCTCGGCGCACGCCGCCTCGTCCAGCTCGTCGTCGAGGTACTCCGAGAGCCGCGCCAGCAACTCCCGGCACGCCTCGGAGCCGTGCTCGTGCGCGCCGGTCATGCCTTTCTCCGGCCCGCGGCGTCGCCGGCCAGCGCGGCTTCGAGCCGCTGTCTCACCATGAGCCGAGCCCGGTGGAGCCTCATCTTCACCGTGGTCACCGGAAGCGACAGCGCCTCCGCGGTCTCCTCGATCGACAGGTGCTCCATGTCGCGCATGACCAGTACGATGCGATAGTGGGGCGGAAGGTCACCGATCGCGGCCTGCACCCGCTCCCTCAGGCGGGTCCTCTCGAGACTCT
This window harbors:
- a CDS encoding zf-HC2 domain-containing protein — translated: MTGAHEHGSEACRELLARLSEYLDDELDEAACAEIESHMADCEPCVAFLRSLRNTVAQIGSLPQPRLPEDVKRSCAEAYEKFHGRR